In one Thermodesulfobium acidiphilum genomic region, the following are encoded:
- the cheB gene encoding chemotaxis-specific protein-glutamate methyltransferase CheB, whose protein sequence is MKIKLFIVEDSLVIRSILKRMFQDESDIEVIGEASKVKDAIEGISSLNPDVVTLDVILPDGSGLDVLKKFSNSGIPFIMLSSSTTEGAQVTVDALNYGAFDYVPKINPPLGLINVREELLKKIKAAYLAKGKIRVKPCLECLPFKKPVVKVEKRIANKAVAIIASTGAPPQIRKIVSELDSNFDASLIIVQHMPIGFTKVFAESLNTVCPFPISEAEEGQSLFVNAGIVAKGGFHLRIKSDKSIYLDGKTEAYFGLRPAGDMTLETLAPVFREKLLVIIMTGMGSDGTNGAKIVKSFGGKVYVEDEASCVVFGMPGSVIRANLHDKVVSLSEIPNAIMEFVGN, encoded by the coding sequence CTTAAGAGAATGTTCCAGGATGAAAGCGATATAGAGGTTATAGGAGAGGCCAGTAAGGTCAAAGATGCTATAGAAGGAATAAGTTCTCTTAATCCAGACGTAGTAACTCTTGACGTCATCTTACCAGATGGTTCTGGGCTTGACGTTCTAAAAAAATTTTCTAATAGCGGGATCCCATTCATTATGCTTAGCTCTTCTACTACAGAAGGTGCTCAGGTTACCGTAGATGCGCTTAACTATGGGGCCTTCGATTACGTGCCGAAGATTAATCCTCCATTGGGCCTAATAAACGTTAGGGAGGAATTGTTAAAAAAAATTAAGGCAGCGTATCTTGCAAAGGGGAAAATAAGGGTAAAACCATGTTTAGAGTGTTTACCATTTAAAAAGCCAGTTGTTAAGGTAGAAAAAAGAATTGCAAACAAAGCTGTTGCAATAATTGCTTCTACTGGTGCTCCACCACAGATTAGAAAAATTGTATCAGAATTAGATTCTAATTTTGATGCATCTTTAATAATTGTTCAACATATGCCTATTGGTTTTACAAAGGTTTTTGCGGAAAGCTTAAATACAGTTTGTCCCTTTCCTATAAGTGAAGCTGAAGAAGGGCAATCTCTTTTTGTAAACGCTGGAATTGTAGCAAAAGGTGGTTTCCACTTAAGAATAAAGAGCGATAAATCAATATATTTAGACGGTAAAACAGAGGCATATTTTGGTCTAAGACCTGCAGGGGATATGACACTCGAAACTCTTGCACCAGTGTTTAGAGAAAAACTCCTGGTTATTATAATGACGGGAATGGGTTCTGATGGCACAAATGGAGCAAAAATTGTAAAAAGTTTTGGTGGAAAGGTCTATGTTGAAGACGAGGCTTCTTGTGTAGTTTTTGGAATGCCTGGTTCGGTTATTCGAGCTAACTTGCATGATAAAGTTGTAAGTTTATCTGAGATACCTAATGCTATAATGGAATTTGTTGGAAATTAA
- a CDS encoding CheR family methyltransferase, which translates to MDEQKDYKEFTEEIFKLTNIPLHLYRENQVRRRVTLWMSFLGLKSFKEYLNYLKSYPGALEEFKKKFTINVSEFFRNPELFDELKKYIPELAKKTDILRVYSAGCSVGAEAYTVGIILNEYFNDIKYHIWGLDIDEEALEKAKAGIYTKDFFKSAKLELIEKYFTKLSGDRYQIKDEIKAHTTFLKGDLILGEPPRLDFDIVLCRNVVIYFDEEAKDKVYANLSKCLKIGGILFVGATERVFDARRFSLEYVSSFIYRKV; encoded by the coding sequence ATGGACGAACAAAAAGATTATAAGGAATTTACTGAAGAAATATTTAAATTAACTAATATTCCTTTGCATTTGTATAGAGAAAATCAAGTGAGAAGAAGAGTAACTCTCTGGATGAGTTTTCTAGGTTTAAAGAGTTTTAAAGAATATTTAAACTACCTTAAATCATATCCTGGAGCACTTGAAGAATTTAAGAAAAAGTTTACCATAAATGTTTCTGAATTCTTCAGAAATCCTGAACTTTTTGATGAGTTAAAAAAATATATACCAGAACTAGCAAAAAAAACTGATATTTTAAGAGTATACAGTGCTGGTTGTTCTGTCGGTGCAGAGGCTTATACTGTTGGAATAATACTTAATGAATATTTTAATGATATAAAGTATCATATTTGGGGCTTAGATATTGATGAAGAGGCTCTTGAAAAGGCAAAAGCAGGAATCTATACTAAAGATTTTTTTAAAAGCGCTAAATTAGAACTAATTGAGAAATATTTTACTAAATTGTCAGGAGACAGATATCAGATTAAAGATGAAATAAAAGCTCATACTACCTTTTTAAAGGGAGACCTTATTCTAGGTGAACCGCCAAGATTGGATTTTGATATTGTACTTTGTAGAAATGTGGTAATATATTTTGATGAAGAGGCGAAAGATAAAGTTTACGCTAATCTTAGCAAATGCCTTAAAATAGGGGGAATTCTTTTTGTAGGAGCTACTGAACGGGTTTTTGATGCAAGAAGATTTTCCCTGGAATATGTCTCGTCATTTATATATAGAAAGGTTTGA